In Halarcobacter bivalviorum, a genomic segment contains:
- a CDS encoding precorrin-2 dehydrogenase/sirohydrochlorin ferrochelatase family protein has protein sequence MAYFPAFIKLKDKKVLIIGGGTIAYEKLMHLLEFTSDITLLSKEYSRDISNLIAVTSLNYIQKEYAHTDIKGFDIIIAAIDDISLQEKIYIESRSHNCLCNCVDLPNCCDFIFPAYLKKGDLTVAISTAGTSPAFAKQLRIYLEKIIPNSVSGFLKNMKEYRDTLPKGEERMQFLDKKAKEYISKWRKNEI, from the coding sequence ATGGCATATTTCCCAGCATTCATAAAACTTAAAGATAAAAAAGTATTAATTATTGGAGGTGGTACTATTGCCTATGAAAAATTAATGCATTTACTTGAATTTACTAGTGATATCACTCTTTTATCAAAAGAGTATTCAAGAGATATTTCTAACTTAATTGCTGTTACTTCTTTAAACTATATACAAAAAGAGTATGCGCATACAGATATAAAAGGCTTTGATATTATTATTGCAGCCATAGATGATATCTCTTTGCAAGAAAAAATATATATAGAATCGAGAAGTCATAATTGCCTATGTAATTGTGTAGATTTGCCAAATTGTTGTGATTTTATTTTTCCTGCTTATTTAAAAAAAGGAGATTTAACAGTTGCTATCTCTACGGCAGGAACTTCTCCCGCTTTTGCTAAACAGCTTAGAATATATTTAGAAAAAATAATACCAAACTCTGTAAGTGGCTTTTTAAAAAATATGAAAGAGTATAGAGATACTCTACCAAAAGGGGAAGAAAGAATGCAATTCTTAGATAAAAAAGCTAAAGAATATATATCAAAATGGAGAAAAAATGAAATCTAA
- a CDS encoding DUF234 domain-containing protein: MQTAVNYFAIFGGLDIKLDLSKPLRTLIIRHILDEFYEIHDYIEKKTKNSSLYHKILTGASLGDRRINSAFKRADLEYEEAIESIEKLEELEFITQETSMDFLTNQFEENETADKLLFTTPFLRFWFAFVSPLYKGIAREDYDECFKKFDNYQAEFMDLVFEQLCHEYIKVIFEDDEIEEIGRYWDDEKREINILAQTRSGKVIVGSSKYSNSKMKNSEIGKLKELCEKLEIVPDYVVLFSKNGFTNELKSQKNESLKLYTVKSLKGLL, translated from the coding sequence ATGCAAACAGCAGTAAATTATTTTGCAATATTTGGTGGATTAGATATTAAACTTGATTTATCAAAACCCTTAAGAACTCTAATAATAAGACACATCTTAGATGAGTTTTATGAAATTCATGACTATATTGAAAAAAAGACAAAAAATTCATCACTTTATCATAAGATATTAACAGGTGCTTCATTAGGAGATAGAAGAATTAATAGTGCTTTTAAAAGAGCAGATTTAGAGTATGAAGAGGCGATTGAATCTATTGAAAAACTAGAAGAGTTAGAGTTTATTACACAAGAGACTTCAATGGATTTCTTAACAAATCAATTTGAAGAGAATGAAACAGCAGATAAACTTCTTTTCACAACTCCATTTTTAAGATTTTGGTTTGCTTTTGTTTCTCCTTTATATAAAGGAATTGCAAGGGAAGATTATGATGAGTGCTTTAAAAAGTTTGATAATTATCAAGCTGAATTTATGGATTTAGTTTTTGAACAATTATGCCATGAATATATTAAAGTAATTTTTGAAGATGATGAGATAGAAGAGATAGGTAGATATTGGGATGATGAAAAAAGAGAAATAAATATTTTAGCACAAACTAGAAGTGGAAAAGTTATAGTAGGAAGCTCTAAATATTCAAACTCAAAAATGAAAAATAGTGAAATTGGAAAATTAAAAGAACTTTGTGAAAAGCTTGAAATAGTGCCTGATTATGTTGTTTTATTTTCAAAAAATGGTTTCACAAATGAATTGAAATCTCAAAAAAATGAGAGTCTTAAACTTTATACAGTAAAGAGTTTAAAAGGGCTTTTATAA
- a CDS encoding chloride channel protein encodes MKKHLLEQSVIFFSVLKWVLLSSTVGAIIGAIVTFFLNTIHQSENLKEFLPFPSYFLLPFGLVITVYLIKTYAPSASGHGTEKIIEAVHKNEGKIDFAVIPIKLVATVITIFTGGSVGKEGPGAQIGAGAASFISKLAKFSARDRKKLVICGISAGFASVFGTPISGAIFGIEVLIVGIIMYDVLLPSFIAGFAAFTTAKLLGVHYTYYYMEFLPFEITLILKVALAGLFFGLVSYMFITVLKQTELKIKAIKLNPYLKAFIAGIFLVVLSFFIGDQFFGLGLDTIAKLFFSNPELIEDIPWYSFIAKTFYTSITLGAGGSGGVITPLFYVGATSGHFFGSLVGEHLALFAALGFTSVLAGATNAPIAATIMAVELFGIDIAHYAAISAVITFLITGHRSVFPSQILKFSKSDMLNIDFGNNIEESKIDLSIKSRTKVEDFKKRFKWSAKR; translated from the coding sequence ATGAAAAAACATCTCCTTGAACAATCAGTTATATTTTTTAGTGTATTGAAATGGGTGCTTCTATCTTCTACTGTAGGAGCTATTATTGGTGCTATTGTAACCTTCTTTTTAAATACTATTCATCAATCAGAGAACTTAAAAGAGTTTTTACCTTTTCCTTCATATTTTCTTTTGCCTTTTGGCTTGGTTATTACTGTATATTTAATAAAGACTTATGCACCTAGTGCTTCAGGGCATGGAACTGAAAAGATTATTGAAGCAGTACATAAAAATGAAGGGAAAATAGATTTTGCAGTTATCCCTATAAAACTTGTTGCTACTGTTATTACTATCTTTACTGGTGGCTCAGTAGGAAAAGAAGGACCTGGGGCACAAATTGGAGCAGGTGCTGCTTCTTTTATCTCAAAACTTGCAAAATTTTCTGCAAGAGATAGAAAAAAATTAGTAATTTGTGGTATTAGTGCTGGTTTTGCTTCTGTCTTTGGAACACCTATTTCTGGTGCAATTTTTGGAATAGAAGTATTAATTGTAGGTATTATTATGTATGATGTATTATTACCCTCTTTTATAGCAGGTTTTGCAGCCTTTACAACTGCTAAACTACTGGGAGTTCATTATACTTATTATTATATGGAGTTTTTACCTTTTGAAATTACTCTTATTCTAAAAGTTGCTTTAGCTGGTCTATTTTTTGGTCTTGTATCTTATATGTTTATAACTGTTTTAAAACAAACAGAATTAAAAATTAAAGCAATTAAACTAAATCCTTATTTAAAAGCTTTTATTGCAGGTATATTTTTAGTTGTTCTCTCTTTTTTTATTGGAGACCAATTTTTTGGTTTAGGACTTGATACTATTGCAAAACTATTTTTTTCAAATCCTGAGTTGATTGAAGATATTCCTTGGTACTCTTTTATTGCAAAAACTTTTTATACCTCTATTACTTTAGGAGCTGGAGGAAGTGGTGGAGTTATTACTCCTCTTTTTTATGTAGGTGCTACAAGTGGACACTTCTTTGGAAGTTTAGTAGGAGAACATTTAGCTTTATTTGCAGCATTAGGATTTACAAGTGTATTAGCAGGAGCAACAAATGCTCCAATTGCAGCAACCATTATGGCAGTTGAGCTTTTTGGTATTGATATCGCTCACTATGCAGCAATAAGTGCTGTAATTACTTTTTTAATAACAGGACATAGAAGTGTTTTTCCTTCTCAAATATTAAAATTCTCAAAATCTGATATGTTAAATATTGATTTTGGAAATAATATAGAAGAGAGTAAAATAGATTTAAGCATAAAGAGTAGGACAAAAGTTGAAGACTTTAAAAAAAGATTTAAATGGAGTGCAAAGAGATAG
- a CDS encoding endonuclease/exonuclease/phosphatase family protein, whose protein sequence is MTLRFATFNLFQFCAPPYSYYTKKEKFSNKEWNEKILWIKNQIEELNCDVIGFQEVFSKEVLEELVKELGFKYFITVDDAKISKTHPNIYTTTTLALASKYPIKKVSQVKANGYSLKKYNFKGTFRFSRVPIKALIEFPNNLEITVYVNHFKSNRLNEFEYIFTEKDTLKIKKEKVKDALEKDYSPALKQRLCETSSLYYDFKRTKTPIICLCDLNDKEYSLSIDALTNRAYHEELDKNFNLLHDAYYLYDKKVYNPHPEQKEIKRTPTSYYQSYGNVIDYIFVSKEFDKRYKNHLGKINSYEVFDKHLQENRDGSLNKSDHAPVVCELLLKD, encoded by the coding sequence ATGACTTTACGATTTGCAACTTTTAATCTTTTTCAATTTTGTGCACCACCTTATTCATACTATACAAAAAAAGAGAAGTTTTCAAATAAAGAGTGGAATGAAAAAATCTTATGGATAAAAAACCAAATAGAAGAGCTAAACTGCGATGTTATAGGTTTTCAAGAAGTCTTTTCAAAAGAGGTTCTTGAAGAGTTAGTTAAAGAACTTGGTTTTAAATACTTTATTACTGTAGATGATGCAAAAATTAGTAAAACTCATCCAAATATCTATACTACTACAACATTAGCTCTTGCTTCAAAATATCCTATTAAAAAAGTTTCTCAAGTAAAAGCAAATGGCTACAGTCTAAAAAAATATAATTTCAAAGGCACCTTTAGATTTTCAAGAGTTCCGATTAAAGCTTTAATTGAGTTTCCTAATAATTTAGAAATAACAGTTTATGTAAATCACTTTAAATCAAATAGGTTAAATGAATTTGAGTATATCTTTACAGAAAAAGATACTCTTAAAATAAAAAAAGAGAAGGTAAAAGATGCTTTAGAAAAGGATTATTCCCCTGCACTAAAACAGAGGCTTTGTGAGACTTCTTCTTTATATTATGACTTTAAAAGAACAAAAACTCCAATAATTTGTTTATGTGATTTAAATGATAAAGAGTACTCTTTAAGTATAGATGCACTTACAAATAGAGCCTATCATGAAGAGTTAGATAAAAATTTCAATCTCTTACATGATGCTTATTATTTATATGACAAAAAAGTTTATAATCCACATCCTGAACAAAAAGAGATAAAAAGAACTCCCACAAGTTATTATCAATCTTATGGAAATGTAATTGATTATATTTTTGTTTCAAAAGAGTTTGATAAAAGATATAAAAATCATCTTGGAAAAATAAACTCTTATGAAGTATTTGACAAACATTTACAAGAAAATCGTGATGGAAGTCTAAATAAAAGTGACCATGCTCCTGTTGTATGTGAGCTTTTATTAAAAGATTAA
- the rpsG gene encoding 30S ribosomal protein S7: MRRRKAPVREIMADPIYNSKVITKFINTIMLDGKKSTAQKIMYGAIANLDTRGEESGIELFEKAIENVKPLLEVKSRRVGGATYQVPVEVRAVRRQTLALRWLVDASRKRNERTMVERLANELFEAANERGASFKKKEDMHRMAEANKAFAHYRW, from the coding sequence ATGAGAAGAAGAAAAGCTCCAGTTAGAGAAATTATGGCTGATCCTATCTACAATAGCAAAGTGATCACTAAATTTATTAATACAATTATGTTAGATGGTAAAAAATCTACTGCACAAAAAATTATGTATGGTGCAATTGCAAACTTAGATACTAGAGGTGAAGAGTCTGGTATTGAATTATTTGAAAAAGCAATTGAAAATGTTAAACCACTTTTAGAAGTAAAATCTAGAAGAGTTGGTGGAGCTACATACCAAGTTCCTGTTGAAGTTAGAGCTGTAAGAAGACAAACTTTAGCATTAAGATGGTTAGTTGATGCTTCTAGAAAAAGAAATGAAAGAACTATGGTAGAGAGATTAGCAAACGAGTTATTCGAGGCTGCTAATGAAAGAGGTGCATCATTCAAGAAGAAAGAAGATATGCACAGAATGGCTGAAGCAAATAAAGCATTTGCTCACTATAGATGGTAA
- a CDS encoding Crp/Fnr family transcriptional regulator, giving the protein MKDQLKEIYLFRDLDDDTLEEISKITSVIKLSKDNILFYEGEKSKFLYLLTKGIIKVYKTSSNDKEIILKYFHANEFIAEVANFENIAYPATAQCFIDSEVLKIDFLKLKEIIYNNPKLAFIIQTSLIKKIRNLEKLVSLHIVLDSKERIAKYIYEQPEHFFNTKNILIAEILNISPETLSRMLKYFKDEGLVDTKNRTVNREKLEEIFRLEK; this is encoded by the coding sequence ATGAAGGATCAATTAAAAGAGATTTATCTATTTAGAGATTTAGATGATGATACTTTAGAAGAGATTTCAAAGATTACTTCTGTTATAAAATTATCAAAAGATAATATCTTATTTTATGAAGGAGAAAAATCTAAATTTTTATATCTTCTTACAAAAGGAATTATCAAAGTATATAAAACCTCATCCAATGATAAAGAGATTATTTTGAAATATTTTCATGCTAATGAATTTATTGCAGAAGTTGCAAATTTTGAAAATATTGCCTACCCTGCTACAGCTCAATGTTTTATTGATTCAGAAGTCTTAAAAATTGATTTTCTTAAATTAAAAGAGATTATTTATAATAATCCTAAACTTGCTTTTATAATTCAAACTTCTTTGATAAAAAAAATAAGAAATCTAGAAAAACTAGTTTCTTTACATATTGTTCTAGATTCAAAAGAGAGAATTGCTAAATATATCTATGAGCAACCTGAACATTTTTTTAATACAAAAAATATACTTATTGCAGAGATTTTAAATATCTCTCCTGAAACCTTGTCAAGAATGTTAAAATATTTTAAAGATGAAGGGTTAGTTGATACAAAAAATAGAACTGTAAATAGAGAAAAACTTGAAGAGATTTTTAGATTAGAAAAATAG
- a CDS encoding alpha/beta fold hydrolase, with the protein MSIKKFAYESNHFLEYSDYNSSCSKTLVMLYGTFGTIKQDELANFLKEKNIRLLVISRVGYGNSTYKELANYLDYSKLLIKLLDSLQIENFSLFGISAGALHSYCLETMIKHRVDNIFVYGGMAAINEEEVIKCYGNYEQIKRFYEFFAKQSAEANGEFMFSFYSEIFSEELKNSSRFKDSLANEKKGLGQEVKLQSKTWGFTIKDVEAKVYMYHAKDDMEVPYQGAVETAKLLKNSKLNLVEEGGHFNKSSFFEFSEFISTKI; encoded by the coding sequence ATGTCTATAAAAAAGTTTGCTTATGAATCTAATCATTTTTTAGAGTATAGTGATTATAATAGCTCTTGCTCTAAAACTCTAGTAATGCTCTATGGAACTTTTGGCACAATAAAGCAAGATGAGTTAGCAAACTTTTTAAAAGAAAAAAATATAAGATTACTTGTGATAAGTAGAGTAGGTTATGGAAACTCTACTTATAAAGAGTTAGCAAACTATTTAGATTACTCAAAACTTTTAATAAAACTACTTGACTCTTTACAAATAGAAAACTTCTCTTTATTTGGAATATCAGCAGGTGCTTTACACTCTTATTGTCTAGAGACAATGATAAAACACAGAGTTGATAATATTTTTGTTTATGGTGGTATGGCAGCAATTAATGAAGAAGAAGTTATTAAGTGTTATGGTAATTATGAGCAGATAAAAAGATTTTATGAATTCTTTGCAAAGCAAAGTGCAGAAGCAAATGGAGAGTTTATGTTTAGCTTTTATAGTGAAATCTTTAGTGAAGAGCTTAAAAACTCTTCTCGCTTTAAAGATTCTCTTGCAAATGAAAAAAAAGGCTTAGGGCAAGAGGTCAAACTTCAAAGTAAAACATGGGGTTTTACTATTAAAGATGTTGAGGCTAAAGTCTATATGTATCATGCAAAAGATGATATGGAAGTTCCTTATCAAGGAGCTGTAGAAACAGCAAAACTACTAAAAAACTCAAAGCTAAACTTAGTAGAAGAGGGTGGACACTTTAATAAAAGTTCTTTCTTTGAATTTAGTGAATTTATTTCAACTAAAATCTAA
- the rpsL gene encoding 30S ribosomal protein S12: MPTINQLVRKERKKVIKKSKSPALDKCPQRRGVCTRVYTTTPKKPNSALRKVAKVRLTTGFEVISYIGGEGHNLQEHSIVLVRGGRVKDLPGVKYHIVRGALDTAGVANRTVARSKYGTKRPKK, encoded by the coding sequence ATGCCTACTATCAATCAACTTGTTAGAAAAGAGCGAAAAAAGGTGATTAAAAAATCTAAATCGCCAGCTTTAGACAAATGTCCACAAAGAAGAGGAGTATGTACAAGAGTATATACAACTACACCAAAGAAACCTAACTCGGCTTTAAGAAAAGTTGCAAAAGTTAGATTAACAACTGGATTTGAGGTTATCTCATATATCGGTGGTGAGGGTCACAACTTACAAGAGCACTCTATCGTATTAGTTAGAGGGGGAAGAGTTAAGGATTTACCTGGTGTTAAGTATCACATCGTAAGAGGTGCTTTAGATACTGCTGGTGTTGCAAATAGAACTGTTGCAAGATCTAAATATGGTACTAAAAGACCTAAGAAATAA
- a CDS encoding Lrp/AsnC family transcriptional regulator has product MKNEILYRIQKSFPLVRRPFFRIAQELKISEEEVLQTLQLQKSNNIIRQTSAILDTKKLGFKSSLVAFEVKKENIDKAVEILNSHPGISHNYERNHSYNIWFTLAIAPNSKSTLEETVKQLSILCDALDYIILPTLKLFKISVKLDTTNKQNKKERVENKEFKTMKLEEKHFNLIKEIQNDIEFVQEPFKKIVEKLNLSYDDFFTTLKEFQECGIMRRFASILNHRQAGFNANAMVVWDIDEKEADTIGKIAASFSNVSHCYLRPKYQNWNYNLFTMIHGKTKEETNEVIKNIEKEIEYKSNLPLYSSREFKKVRIKYFSDDFKNWEDNYL; this is encoded by the coding sequence ATGAAAAATGAGATTTTATATAGAATACAAAAAAGTTTTCCCCTAGTGAGAAGACCTTTTTTCAGGATTGCACAAGAGTTAAAAATAAGTGAAGAGGAAGTACTTCAAACTCTTCAATTACAAAAAAGTAATAATATAATAAGGCAAACATCAGCCATATTAGATACAAAAAAATTGGGTTTTAAATCCTCTTTAGTTGCTTTTGAAGTAAAAAAAGAGAATATAGATAAAGCTGTAGAAATTTTAAATTCTCACCCTGGTATTTCCCATAATTATGAAAGAAACCATAGTTATAATATTTGGTTTACTCTTGCAATTGCTCCAAATTCTAAAAGTACTTTAGAAGAGACAGTCAAACAATTATCAATTTTATGTGATGCTTTAGATTATATAATTTTACCTACTTTAAAACTTTTTAAAATTTCTGTTAAATTAGATACTACAAATAAACAAAATAAAAAAGAGAGAGTTGAAAATAAAGAGTTCAAAACTATGAAACTAGAAGAAAAACATTTTAATCTTATTAAAGAGATACAAAATGATATTGAGTTTGTACAAGAACCTTTTAAAAAGATAGTTGAGAAGTTAAATCTAAGTTATGATGATTTTTTTACTACCTTAAAAGAGTTTCAAGAGTGTGGAATTATGAGAAGATTTGCTTCTATTTTAAATCATAGACAAGCAGGATTTAATGCAAATGCAATGGTTGTTTGGGATATTGATGAAAAAGAAGCAGACACCATAGGTAAAATTGCTGCTAGTTTCTCAAATGTTTCTCATTGCTACTTAAGACCTAAGTATCAAAACTGGAATTATAATTTATTTACAATGATTCATGGAAAAACAAAAGAAGAAACAAATGAGGTTATCAAAAATATAGAAAAAGAGATTGAATATAAATCAAACTTACCTTTATATTCTTCAAGAGAATTTAAAAAAGTAAGAATTAAATATTTTAGTGATGATTTTAAAAATTGGGAAGATAATTATTTATAA
- the cobA gene encoding uroporphyrinogen-III C-methyltransferase codes for MAKVYLTGAGPGDMELLTLKAVRVVEQADIIIYDRLANPEILKLAKKSCEKVYVGKKDGEHCVPQDEINEIIYQAALKYEKVVRLKGGDPFVFGRGGEEAIYLYDRDIEFEIIPGITSCISVPAYAGIPVTHRGITTSFRVVTGHETPNKKISQIEWESFLNDETIVFLMGFHNIKLITTKLLSLGKSKDYPCAVISQGTTSNQKVVVSTLENIVEASKNMPTPAIIVIGEVVKLREKIKWF; via the coding sequence ATGGCAAAGGTATATTTAACAGGAGCTGGTCCTGGTGATATGGAACTATTAACTTTAAAAGCAGTAAGAGTAGTTGAGCAAGCAGATATTATTATTTATGATAGGTTAGCAAATCCAGAGATTTTAAAGTTAGCAAAAAAAAGTTGTGAAAAGGTATATGTAGGGAAAAAGGATGGGGAACATTGTGTTCCTCAAGATGAGATAAATGAGATAATCTATCAAGCTGCTTTAAAATATGAAAAAGTAGTTAGATTAAAAGGGGGAGATCCTTTTGTTTTTGGAAGAGGAGGGGAAGAAGCAATTTATCTTTATGATAGAGATATTGAGTTTGAAATTATTCCAGGTATCACTTCATGTATAAGTGTTCCTGCTTATGCAGGTATTCCTGTAACACATAGAGGAATTACTACTTCTTTTAGAGTTGTAACGGGACATGAAACTCCAAATAAAAAGATTTCACAAATAGAGTGGGAAAGTTTTTTAAATGATGAAACTATTGTTTTTTTAATGGGATTTCATAATATAAAACTTATTACTACAAAACTTCTTAGCTTAGGTAAAAGTAAAGACTATCCCTGTGCTGTAATCTCTCAAGGTACAACAAGTAATCAAAAAGTAGTCGTTTCAACTTTAGAAAATATAGTAGAGGCTTCAAAAAATATGCCAACTCCTGCAATTATAGTTATTGGAGAAGTTGTAAAGTTAAGAGAAAAAATAAAGTGGTTTTAA
- a CDS encoding UvrD-helicase domain-containing protein has protein sequence MNLTSEQKDIVKAVKKYKNIKINAFAGTGKTTTLKLIANEYKEKKILYLAFNSAIKNEANSLFPNNTNVKTTHGLAYSAVKKYTQVDLNSLVNYRAIDISKEFEIPYTQAIGALKIFENFCNNTQDEITKDDLEHKTAKKMFDYMLIGMLKPSHSFYLKYYYLLLSKEQIPQFEYDIVMLDEAQDTNEVTLGIFEALNSKVKVYVGDKHQQIYSFRGSKNALEKISCDKELYLSTSFRFNETIANYANILLENFKNEKVKIKAVEKEKELNTNGYVSRTNAQLISVISKRIEHRKPFVTVRNPEEIFSLSIEVFYLLNNEREQIRKNIFLKDFKDEDELSSYAKEVDDFELKTALKVVREYKEKIFEFKEVAIKFYKAWQNRALNNFDKRVNEILFLTTAHTAKGLEWDSVVIADDFPNFADLIFDLGYDSLKQFQSELLKISNQELIDEFNLFYVALTRAKEVLVKDSENFHYLMSSKIDKLINRKIAEDKESFEKDEDKVNLSKMQYDELQLLKEKKNLEQGKAKKSGLKWSLEEKIKLKSLYKKDTTILLIASKLERTPSAILGELLKSEIINKQEQIFLGNLIKDRKKASKSSLS, from the coding sequence ATGAATTTAACAAGTGAACAAAAAGATATAGTAAAAGCTGTAAAAAAATATAAAAATATAAAGATAAATGCCTTTGCGGGAACAGGGAAAACAACAACTTTAAAATTAATAGCAAATGAATATAAAGAGAAAAAGATTTTATATCTTGCTTTTAATAGTGCAATAAAAAATGAAGCTAATTCTCTTTTCCCTAATAATACAAATGTAAAAACAACACATGGTTTAGCATACTCTGCTGTAAAAAAATATACTCAAGTTGATTTAAACTCTTTAGTAAATTATCGAGCAATTGATATTTCAAAAGAGTTTGAAATCCCATATACACAAGCAATAGGTGCTTTAAAAATCTTTGAAAACTTTTGTAATAATACTCAAGATGAGATTACAAAAGATGATTTAGAACATAAAACTGCAAAAAAGATGTTTGACTATATGCTAATTGGAATGTTAAAACCAAGTCATAGCTTCTATTTAAAATACTATTATCTTCTTCTTTCTAAAGAGCAAATTCCCCAATTTGAATATGATATTGTAATGTTAGATGAAGCCCAAGATACAAATGAAGTTACTTTGGGTATTTTTGAAGCTTTAAATTCAAAAGTAAAAGTTTATGTGGGAGATAAACATCAGCAAATTTACTCTTTTAGAGGAAGTAAAAATGCTTTAGAAAAAATCTCTTGTGATAAGGAACTATATCTATCTACAAGTTTTAGATTTAATGAAACAATAGCAAATTATGCAAATATCTTATTGGAAAATTTTAAAAATGAAAAAGTAAAAATCAAAGCAGTAGAAAAAGAGAAAGAGCTAAATACTAATGGTTATGTTTCAAGAACAAATGCCCAACTTATTTCTGTTATTTCCAAAAGAATTGAACATAGAAAACCTTTTGTAACAGTAAGAAATCCAGAAGAGATATTCTCTTTGAGTATAGAAGTTTTTTATTTGTTAAATAATGAAAGAGAACAAATAAGAAAAAATATATTTTTAAAAGATTTTAAAGATGAAGATGAATTAAGTTCTTATGCCAAAGAAGTAGATGATTTTGAACTAAAAACAGCATTAAAAGTTGTACGAGAGTATAAAGAGAAGATCTTTGAGTTTAAAGAAGTAGCTATAAAATTTTATAAGGCTTGGCAAAATAGAGCTTTGAATAATTTTGATAAAAGAGTTAATGAAATTCTATTTTTAACTACAGCACATACAGCAAAAGGTTTAGAGTGGGATAGTGTAGTTATTGCAGATGATTTTCCAAATTTTGCAGATTTGATTTTTGATTTAGGTTATGATAGTTTAAAGCAGTTTCAAAGTGAACTACTTAAAATCTCTAATCAAGAATTAATAGATGAATTTAATCTTTTTTATGTGGCTTTAACAAGAGCAAAAGAGGTTTTAGTAAAAGATAGTGAAAACTTCCATTATCTTATGAGTTCTAAAATTGATAAATTAATCAATAGAAAAATAGCAGAAGATAAAGAGAGTTTTGAAAAAGATGAAGATAAAGTAAATCTTTCAAAAATGCAATATGATGAACTCCAATTACTAAAAGAGAAAAAGAATTTAGAGCAAGGTAAAGCTAAAAAAAGTGGATTAAAATGGAGTTTAGAAGAAAAAATCAAATTAAAAAGCCTTTATAAAAAAGATACTACAATTTTATTAATTGCTTCAAAACTTGAAAGAACACCAAGTGCTATTTTAGGAGAACTTTTAAAAAGTGAAATTATAAATAAACAAGAGCAAATATTTTTAGGTAATCTAATTAAAGATAGAAAAAAAGCTTCAAAAAGCTCTCTTTCTTAA
- a CDS encoding alpha/beta fold hydrolase: MTILNYKKIGTGDTSIIVLHELMGSCANYEAIFPYLDTTKFTYYFTDLRGYGLSKDYKGEYSCNEASNDVKNLITHLNLSSVDIIAHSMSTMIAQKLALIDDRVKQLILITPISAAGIKMKPDAQAKLLESMKKNENLIEHVVESASKRYSQPWKNYRIKMGYEASTLEARTGYMTMYLTTDFIEEVKDIKIPIKIIVGHHDLPAFHKNNVKKQFDEYYNDFEIIECMEAGHYPMIECPVYFATKVEEFINKIEV; this comes from the coding sequence ATGACTATATTAAATTATAAAAAAATAGGTACTGGTGATACTTCTATTATAGTTTTACATGAACTTATGGGTTCTTGTGCAAACTATGAAGCAATATTTCCATATCTAGATACTACAAAATTTACCTACTATTTTACAGACCTTAGAGGATATGGTTTATCAAAAGATTACAAAGGTGAGTACTCATGCAATGAAGCTTCTAATGATGTAAAAAACCTCATCACTCATTTAAATCTTAGTTCTGTAGATATTATTGCTCACTCTATGTCAACAATGATTGCACAAAAACTTGCTTTAATAGACGATAGAGTAAAACAACTAATTCTTATCACTCCTATTTCAGCAGCTGGTATAAAAATGAAACCAGATGCACAAGCAAAACTACTTGAAAGTATGAAAAAAAATGAAAACCTAATCGAACATGTAGTTGAAAGTGCAAGCAAAAGATACAGCCAACCTTGGAAAAACTACAGAATTAAGATGGGATATGAAGCTTCAACCTTAGAGGCTAGAACTGGATATATGACTATGTATCTTACAACTGATTTTATAGAAGAGGTAAAAGATATAAAAATTCCTATAAAAATAATAGTAGGACACCATGATTTACCTGCATTTCATAAAAACAATGTAAAAAAACAATTTGATGAGTATTACAATGATTTTGAGATAATAGAGTGCATGGAAGCGGGTCACTATCCTATGATAGAGTGTCCTGTATATTTTGCTACAAAAGTAGAAGAGTTTATAAATAAAATAGAAGTTTAG